The Streptomyces collinus DNA segment GGCCGCGCCCCTGCCGAACACCTCGAACAGGCGGGTGAGGCTGTCCTCTTCCCCGCTCTCGGCCGCGGCCCGCCGGAACGTCCGGAGCACCGCGGCGGGCAGGTCCGGATCCACGCCCGAGTCCCGCGCCGTGTGCACGACGTGGTCCAGGCTGGCCACGGCCATCGAGATCCGCTCGACGTCACCGGAGTGCTGCCCCGCCTCGATGCGCGGCGTGTAGAAGTCGAGGAACTGCTCCATCCCGCCCAGCGTCCCGGCCGCGTACGGCGTGATCTCGGAGGGCTTGATGCCGTTGGCGTCGGCCAGCGCCAGCATGTGCAGCCAGGCGGTCAGCGTGGTCCAGAACAGGTCCATCTGAAGCTGGTAGTACAGCGCGGCCAGGCCCGGGTCCTCACCCCGGTAGTCGGTGCCCGTGAGGACCTTCAGGACGTCCTCGTACTGCTCGAAGAGGTCCCGGGGGCCGCTGTAGAAGGTGTCGAACTCCGCCGAGCCGATGCCGGACGGCGGTGTCTGGACTCCGCCGGTGAGGTGGCGTGCCCCGTGCCGGGCCGCCCAGGCGGCACCCTCACGGGCCCGTTCCGGGGTGTCGGAACTGAGGTTGACCAGGACCCGGCCCGCCAGCGCCGGGGCGGCGGGCTCCAGGACGGTGTACATCGCGGCGTAGTCGGTGAGGCTCAGCACGACCACCTCGCTCGCCGCCAGGGCCTCCTCGACGGTGGCGGCGCGCACCGCGCCCCTGGCCACGAGGTCGTCGGCGCGGCTCGCGGTGCGGTTCCAGACGGTGACCCGGTGGCCGGCGTCCAGGTAGGCGCCGGCCATCGCGCGGCCCATGGGGCCGAGGCCGAGGACGGTCACGGGCGGCGTGCTCACAGCGGACGGACTCACAGAGATCTCCCCGAGGACGACGGAACGAAGACGACTGGAACGAACACAACTAGAACGAACGCTCTATCCAGAGAGGAACCTAGCACAGCGACTAGAGCGATCGCTCTAGCTCGGTAGAGTGGTGGCGTGAAGACCAACGCCCCGCACGACCTCGCGACCGCCGGCACCCGTGAACGGATCGTCCGTACGGCCTCCCGCCTGATGCAGCGCCAGGGCTACGAGGGCACGGGCATCAAGCAGATCTCCCGCGAGGCCGGGGCGACGCTCGGCTCGGTCTACCACTTCTTCCCGGGCGGAAAGCAGGAGCTCGGAGCGGCCGCCGTACGCCTCGGCGACGAGGAGTTCACCGCGTTGCTGCGCGAGACGCTCGACGCGGAGCCGGAACCGGAGAAGGCGCTGCCCGCCCTCGCCGCCTCTCTCGCCCAAGGGCTGCGCGACTCCGGCTGGCTCGACGGCTGCCCGGTCACCTCCACCGTCGTGGGCACGGCATCCGGCGCCCCCGGCATCCGGCAGGCCGCCGCCGAGGCGTTCGCCCGCTGGCGTTCGGTCGTCGCCGAGAGCCTGGTCGCGGCGGGCTTCGCCGCCGAGGACGCCGTCGACCTGTCCCACACGGTGATCGCCACCCTGGAAGGCGCCGAACTGGCCTCTCAAGTGGCCCGCAGCGAGGCTCCCTTGGAGGCGGCGGGGCGCCATCTGGCGCGGCTGGTGGCCTCGTACCGCTAGAGTGCGCGGCGCTGCGCCACCGGCATCGAGCGCGCCACCCGGAACCCCACGTCGTCGATCCGGAACGTCGGATGGCTCCGGCGGCGCACCGAGGCGCGGCAGCTCCAGTGCTCGTCGGACCAGCCGCCGCCGCGCAGCACCCGGTAGGTGCCGTAGACCTCGGCGTCGTAGAGGTCCCAGCACCAGTCCCAGCTGTTGCCCAGCATGTCGTACAGACCCCAGGCGTTGGGCTGCTTGCCGCCCACGGGGTGGATGCGGTCGTCCGCGTTGCCGCGGTACCAGGCGATCTCGTCGAGCGGGCCGTAGCGGGGACCGATGCCGCCGGCGCGGCAGGCGTGCTCCCACTCCGCCTCGGCCGGCAGCCGGTAACCGTCGGCGGTGGTGTCCCAGTCGGCGGCCCCGCCGTCGGACCGCACCTCGTACGCCGGGGTCAGACCCTCGCGCCGGGACAGCTCGTTGCAGAACCGGATCGCGTCCCACCAGGAGACACCCTCGACGGGCAGCCGGCCGCCCCGGGCCGTGCTCGGATACGCACCGGTGACCTTGGCGTACCACTCCTGCGTGACCGGCACCGCCGACATCCGGAACGACGCGACCTCGACCGTCCACCTGCGCTCGGTCCGCCGGTCGGACAGCGTGACGGGCCCCGCCGGGACGGCCACCATGTCGTCCAGCACATCGCCCCCCCGCGAGTCGTGGTGCCCCGAGTGACCGCCGATCGCTCCAAGTCACGGGTGGCGTAGGGACGTTGTGAACTTATCAAATGGACAACCTGTGGAGGGCCTGTCATGATCCTTTGGCTCCGGGCCGGGGGCCCGGGGCCGCAGTACAGGTGAAGTCCTGGAGGAATCGATCCTCCGGGGGAGGGACGGAACGGATGATGACTCGAATAACCGGCAGGGCCGGGCGCCTCGCCGTCGCGGTGGCCGGCGCAACTCTCGCCCTCGGGCTGAGCGTCGGCAGCGGTCCGGCGTGGGCCTACATCGAGGCCTGGCAGGGTGACGACAACGCCAAGGGTTTCGAAGGTGACCGTCGTCTCCGCGTCTGCGACATGGAGGCCGACACGAACGCGGTGGAAGGCGAGTACTTCCGCGTCTACGACAACGATTCGAGTCACCTCTGGGACAAGAACGGCGCCGGCCCGGACAACTGCGTGAAGACCGGCGCGGGTGCGATCCTCAACAAGATCCGCGTCTGTGAGCAGCAGTTCGCCAAGCCGGACGCGTGCGGTTCCTGGGCCTACCGGATCTAGAGCGACTGCCGTGCGCCCGTCGCCGTCGTGGCGACGGGCGCGTTCTCGTGTTCAACCACTGCCTTCCTCGCAAGGGACCCCTGGTGCGCAATCCCGTCCTCCATCTGCGTGACGTCCGGCTCGAACTGGCCGACCGTGTGCTGCTCAGCGGCGTAGACCTCACCGTCGCGGAGGGCGAGTCCGTCGCGCTGATGGGGCCCAGCGGCAGCGGGAAGAGCACGCTGCTCTCGTGTGTCCTGGGGCTCATCAGCCCGGACAGCGGAACCATCGAGGTGGCGGGTGCGGACGTCACGTCCCTGCGGGCCGGCGCGCGGGCACGCCACCGGTCGCGCCATATCGGCATGGTCTTCCAGTTCGGCGAACTGCTCCCGGAGCTGACGGCGCTGGAGAACGTGATGCTCGCCGCCATGCTGGGCGGTGTGCGAAGCTCCCGCGGACGGAGCGCTGCCGAAGAACTCCTTCACGATCTCGGCATCTCCGACACCTCGGTGACGACGGGATCACTGTCCGGCGGGGAGCGCCAGCGGGTGGCGATCGCCCGGGCACTGGTCAACAGGCCGTCCCTGATCCTTGCCGACGAACCCACCGGCGCACTCGATGACGACAACCGCGATCGCGTCAGTCAACTGCTGTACTCGCTGCCCTCCCGATGGGGCTGCGGGCTGCTGCTCGTCACACATGACCAGGACGTGGCAGTCGGCGCCGAGCGCGTCGCACGGATCACGGACGGGCGGATCGGCATGGGGGCTCCGACGTGGGGCGGCTGAGCGGGCGCGGCCTGACGCGGCAGCTGATGGCCATGGGGCTACGAGCCTCCAAGGGCGGTCCGGGGCACCGGCTGCGGAGTCTCGCGCTGGCACTGGCCACCGCGTTCCTCTGCTGCGCCGCCGGCACGGTGATCATCACCATGGCGGCGGACAGCGCGGAGCAGAGCCACGCCCGGGCGCGAGCACCCCGGTTCACCGGCAAGTTCCCGGCAGAGCGTGCCGTCGCCCACTGGCGGGAGAGCGGCGACACGGTCGGCGGACTTCAGCACAGTGTCATCTTCATCGAGCCGCTGGCTCCCGGCGCCTCCCCGCCCCCCGGCCTGTCCGCATGGCCACGGCCGGGGGAGGCCGTGCTCTCTCCGGCGCTTGCGGCGGCGGGGCTGCGGGAGGGGATTTCCGGCCGTTACGGACGGGACGCGGGGAGGATCTCCGCTGAAGGTCTCACGTCTCCTTCGGAGCGCCTGGTCTACGTCAGACCGACGGCCGCCAAATCCCCTGAGTGGGACGAGACGATGGAGATCTCCGGCTTCGGCGACCCCGATCCCACACCGTTCGGGGACTCGCTCGGCGTGGTTGACGCCGATGCGTTCCTGGCGGCCGTGCTCGGCTTTCTGGGCCTTCCGGCCGCCGTCCTGACCGTGGTGGCCCTGCGCTGCGGTTCTGCCGCACGTGACCGTCGTACGGCTCTGATCGACGCGCTTGGCGGCACGTGGCGGCACCGGGCCCTGGTGTGCGTGGGCGAAGCACTGTGGCCGGTCGGGGCAGGCGCCCTGACCGGCACGGTGCCGCTCCTGACGGCGGCGTACACCGACATCGCCGTTCCGCTCACCGACTACACGCTCTCGGCGGCTGCCGTTCGCGCCTGGCTGCCTGCCGTCCTCTTCGGCGCGGCCGGTGCGGCCGCCGGAGTGCTGATCGCCTCGGTGCTGCTGCACCGGAAGAGGGGGGACGGCCGTTCCCCCCGCACCCTGGCCAAGGGCCGGGTGAAGCGGCGTTACGCGCTGCTGTGCGCGCTCGGCCTCGTGCTGGCCATGCCGGTCGATCTCGGGCCGCTGGCTCCGGACTACCGCGTCAGCATCGTGCAGTACGCGATCGGCATAGTCCTGACGCTCGCGACCCTGCCCACGTTGATCGCCTGGGCGATGACGGCCCTCGGGCGACGGCTGGCCGGGCGGTCCATCGCGAAGCGGTATCCGGGCGGTCTCATCGCCGGCCGTTGGCTGCACGCGTATCCGGGAGTCATCGCGCGTCTGGTGGTCGCCGTCGTGGTGGGCCTGGGGCTGGTCAGTCAGGTGCAGCTGTGGGTGAGCCGGACCACGGTGGCGGCGACCGAGGCCAGGCAGACGTTCGATGCCCTGGGAGACAGCGTCCTGATCATCAGGAGCCGCGTCCAGCCGGCCTCGCACATCAAGGCGTTCCAAGAAGACACGGGACGCGCTGTGTTCGCTCTGCTCCAGGATCGGCAGGGGCCGGCCGTGCTCACCGGTCCCTGCGCCAGCTGGAAGGCTGCTCAGCTCCCCTGCCCTTCCGCTCGGTCCACCGTCCTTCGCGACGGTGACCGGCGGCTGAGCGAGTTGGGACGCTGGGAAACCGGGACGCCGGACCTGCGCATCGCCACCGGCGACATCCCCACGGCGGGCGCACGCGACGGCATCGCAGAGATCAAACTCGTAGTGATCTCCGACCCGGGCGATGCGTCGGCCGCCGGCACGGTCCGTGAAGCGGCCTACCGCCACCTGGGTACGGCGCCCCTGGTCAACGTCCTTGCAGGCGCGCAGCTGGGTGGCGCCCTGCTGGACGAGACCATCGCGAACTGGGTGACTCTGCTCGGCCTGGGGGGCATGCTCATGGCCGCACTCGCCGCCGCCTTCAGCGCCTTGGCGGAGTTCCAGGTCTTCGGAAGCCGGCTCGCTCCCGTCGGTGTCCTGGCGGGAGACACACACGTGTTCCGGTCCACCGCACTGTGGTACTTGTCCGTGCCGATCGGCGTGGCCGGTTGCGCGGGCGCCGTCGTGTCCGCCGTCCTCGGATATCCGATGGTGACCACGGGCGGGGCGCGCTGGGCTCCGGAGCTCACCGCGGTGACGGTGGTGGGGAGCACGCTGCTGGCGGTCTGCGTCGGCCTCGCGGGAGGCCAAGGAGTGGTCGCCCGGGCCAGGAGCTGGAGACCGGGCGCCGACTGACCGGCCTGCCGGGCCGCATGGAGCCTGATGCGCCCGACGCCGGCCCCGGCACGCGCATCGCACGAAACGACCGCCGCCCCGGCCCACACCCACGCAAGAGGCGCCCGGGAAGCCCCGGGCGCCTCTCTCGTCACGTCAGCAGATGCTCAGCCGGCCGCACTCACCGACCGGACCCCACCATCCCCCGCAGGCTGTCGCCGGCCGCCGCGAGAGCGGGCTGCAGCGCGCTCGGCGCCTGCTGCGTCGCCGGCTGCGGCTTCGGGTCGGGGTTCTTCTTGCACACCGCGTCGGCCACACCGTTGCCGTGCGGGACCTTGCCGTTGGTCAGGTACGTGGCGAGGTGCTTGTCGAGGCAGGCGTTGCCGCTCAGCGTGATGCCGTGGTTGCCGCCGCCCTGCTCCACCACCAGGCTGGAGCCCTTCAGCAGCCGGTGCATGGTGACACCGCCCTGGTAGGGGGTGGCCGCGTCGTCCGTCGCCTGGAACAGCAGCACCGGCGGGAGCTTGCTGTTGGCGACGTTCACCGGCTTCAGCGTCTTCGTCGGCCAGAACGCGCACGGGGCGTTGTACCAGGCGTTGTTCCAGGCCATGAACGGGGCCTTCTCGTACACCGCCCAGTTGTCCTTGCGCCACTGCTTCCAGTCGCGCGGCCAGGAGGCGTCACGGCACTGCACCGAGGTGTAGACGCTGTAGCCGTTGTCGCCGGAGGCGTCGATCGCCGCGATGTCGTCGTAGGCCTTGACCAGCGCGGCGGTGTCGTGGTTGTTGACGTAGGCCGCGAACGTCTGGGCGAGCGTGGGCCAGTAGCCGTTGTTGTATCCGCCGGGTATGAAGATGTCCTCCAGCTCGGAGGCGCCCACCTTGCCGCCGGCCGGCTTCTTGGCCAGGGCCGCCCGCATGGCGTACCACTTGGCCTCGATCTTCTTCGGATTCGTGCCGAGCTTGTACGTGGAGTCGTACTTGGCTATCCACGCCATGAGCGCCTTGTGACGCTTGTCGAAGGCGTAGTCCTGCTGGATGTTGTCGTCGTACCAGACGCCGGTCGGGTCGACGATCGAGTCCAGCACCAGGCGCCGCACCCGCTCGGGGAACAGCTTGGCGTAGACCGCGCCGAGGTAGGTGCCGTACGAGTAGCCGAAGTAGTTGATCTTCGGGGCGCCGAGGGCCTTGCGGATCGAGTCCATGTCCTTCACGGCGCTGACCGTGTCGATGTACGGCAGGACGTCCTTGTACTTCGTGCCGCAGGCCTGGGCGAAGGACTTGGCGCGCGCGAGGTTGGCCTTCTCCAGGGCCGGTGTGCTGGGTACGGAGTCGGGGCGGACCGGGTCGAAGTGGCCCGGCTTGCAGTCCAGGGCGGGCTGGCTCTCGCCCACTCCGCGCGGGTCGAAGCCGATCACGTCGTACTGGGCCGCGACCTCCTTGGGGAGGGACGACGCGACGAACGGGGCCAGCGACAGGCCGCTGCCACCGGGGCCGCCGGGGTTGACGAGCAGCGGGCCCTGGGACTTCGGCGCGGTGTGCGGCACGCGGGAGAGCGCCAGCGTGATCTGCTTCCCCCGTGGCTTCGCGTAGTCGAGCGGCACCTTCAACGACGCGCACTGGAGCGTCGGGGCGTCGTCCGTGCCGCACTTCTTCCATGTGATCTTCGCCGCGGCGGTCGTCAGGGCGGCGGTGTCCGCGGAGTGTGCCGCGCCGGCGTTGGCGGGGGCGGCGGCGAGCGTCCCGGTGAGGACGACCGTGACGCCGCACAGTACGGCTGCGCTTCTTCTCATGGAGTTCTCTCGCAACGGTGAGGGGGGTAGGGCCCGTGAGTGACACGGGCCGTGCCGCATCGTTTCGGAAGAGCGCGCCGCACACGTACGGATTCGACCAAGACTTGACCGAATCGAGTCATAGCCTGCTCTCAGGCACCCCTCAGAAAAGGGGAGTTCCGGCAATCCGGACACGCCCCGGCGTGGGTACGCCCGGCGGGCACCGGGCGCCCCACTCACCCCGCGATCACGTCGCCGTGCAACTCACCCCCGTCGCACCTCCGCCGCCGGGCGCACCGCCCAGGCCGAAGCTCGCCGAACCTCCCACCGGCACGCTCCCGTTGTGCGCCGCGTTGACCGCGGCGACGGTCGTCCCGTTCTGGGTGTGCGACGCGTTCCACATGCTCGTGACCTTCTGCGAGCCGCTCCACGTCCACGTCACCTTCCAGGACTTCAGCGGCAGCGTGCCCGTGTTGGTCACCTTCACCTCGGCGTTGAAGCCGCCGCCCCAGTCGCTGCTGACCGTGTACGCGGCGGAGCAGGTGGCGTTGCCGCCCCCGGGGCCGCCGGGACCGCCCGGGCCGGGACCGGGACCGGGGTCGAAGCCCGGGGCCTTGACGGACGCGAGGTATCCGTCCTTCACCGTGTCGACCGTCTGCCAGTCGTCCTTCAGGATGCCGCCCGTGTCACCGGAGTTGGGGTTCCAGGACCAGAAGGTCCAGTGGAAGCTGTCGGCGCCGTTCGCCGACGTCGAGCGCAGGTACTTCACCAGCTCGGCCAGCCACTTCTGGTCCACCGAGGGCTGGAGCGTCGTACCGAACTCGCCGAGCCACACCGGGGCGATGTTCTGCTTGAAGATGTAGCCCCAGTACTTGTCCCAGATCCCGGGCATGTTGGCCGGGAAGGACGGGTCGGAGAACCAGGACTGCTGGGCCACCGACGTCGCGTAGTCGTGCGCCGAGTACACCAGCCGGTTCGGGACGTCCAGCTGGACCGGATGCTGGGCCACGCCCATCAGGTTGCCGCCCCACCAGCCGTTCGTGCCGTTGTACGACTGCACGCCCTCGACCATGATCAGCAGCTCGGGGTTGACCGACAGCACCGCGTTGCCCGCGCGCTGGGCGGCCAGGCGCCAGTCGCGGGAGGTGTCGCCGCAGCCCCAGCAGGCCGGGTCGTGGGGCTCGTTGTGCAGGTCGATGCCGACCACGGTGGAGTTGCCCTTGTAACGCGTCGCCAGGGCCTTGAGGTTGGCGATCCACGTCGACTCGGGGACCGACGCCGTGTACCAGAGGGCCGACTGGCCCGCCGCGTCCGGCCGGTGCCGGTCCAGGACGACCTTCAGGCCGGACTGGCCCGCGTAGGCGACGATCCTGTCCAGGACCTGGAGGGACGTCAGCCCGCGCAGGTCCGTGTTCTTGCCGTCGGTGTTGATGCTGTCCGGCATGGTGCCGGGCTTGAGGATGTCGTCGCTGTAGGGCATGCGGATGGTGTTGTAGCCCAGCGACTTCATCTGGTCGATCATGCTCTTGTAGTCGCGGGCCCACAGTCCGTGGACGACGTGGTTGGCGGTCTCGAAGCCGAACCAGTTGACGCCGGCGATACGGACGGGCTGTCCGGCTGCGTCCAGGATCTGCCGGCCACTGGTGTGCCAGTAGCCGGCACCTGCCTGCGCGTCGACGTCGGCGAATGCCGACGACTGCGTACCGGCCAGGGGCAACAGGAGCGCCGCGGCGACGCACAGCGCTCTTCGCAGAGTGCGGAACATGGCTGCTTCCTCTCGGGGAGGCGCGGCCCCGGAACGGGTGGGAGCGCTCCCATCCATGCCGCGCACTTCCCAGGAAACGGACGCACCATGAGCACGTCAAGAGGGTGGGCGTTCACTCGTCACGCCGCTCGGGCCTGCGCGGGGTGCGGTGGCACCGTCGACAAACCCGCGGACCGCTACGGCCACGTCCCGGCCTCGGCCGGGCCGGCAGCCGCCGAAGACGGATGCCGTCCGGGTCGCACGAGTGCGGCGATCCGCTCCACGGCCTCCTCGATCTGAACCAGGCACTGCTGCACTTGGGGCGGGGGTGCGCCAAGGGGGTCCATCACATCCACCTCACCCATACGGGCCGACACGGCACCACGGCGGGCGGCCGCACCCTGCACGAGGGCGGCAAACCGTGCGGCCGGATCCAGCGTGCCGACGGCGTCCTCGGACCGCGCCAGCCTGGCGAACTCCCGGAAGGTGAACGCACGGGACAACGCACGCACCGGGGAGAGCCGCACGGCGGCCTCACGATGCTCCCGCGCGGCACCCAGCACCAGGTCCGCGTTCTCGACCATGTCCGCGGTCAGCCGGCGGGAGCCCACCCCGCAGGGCCGCAGGCCGCGTCCGGCGAGGAATGAGGTGACAGCAGCAGCCGCGGGCACACCCGCGACGGCCCGGGTGCCGGCACTGCTCACGTGGATCACGTGCCGATGCTCGATCAGCTGATGCCGGAGCAGGCACTCGGCAAGCGTGGAGCGGTAGAGGTTGCCGGTGCAGACCACGAGTACGCGGAACGGGGACACGCACCCTCCAGAAGGGGAAGAAGAGCAGATCAGGACGTGCGTCGCGGGCGGGTGTCCCCGCGGTTCACGCCGGACGAGCCGGGGGCGGTCGCCGCGGGTCTGCCAACCGCATAGCGCATATCGGGCGACTTCGGTCCTCGAAGCGGGGGAAATGACGGCCAGTCCGGTGATCCATATACGCCATAGAGCGCTACATCTCCCAAAGGTGCCTAAAAGATCTCATTCAGCGTTATCTATGCACATACCGTACTCGGG contains these protein-coding regions:
- a CDS encoding NAD(P)-dependent oxidoreductase is translated as MSTPPVTVLGLGPMGRAMAGAYLDAGHRVTVWNRTASRADDLVARGAVRAATVEEALAASEVVVLSLTDYAAMYTVLEPAAPALAGRVLVNLSSDTPERAREGAAWAARHGARHLTGGVQTPPSGIGSAEFDTFYSGPRDLFEQYEDVLKVLTGTDYRGEDPGLAALYYQLQMDLFWTTLTAWLHMLALADANGIKPSEITPYAAGTLGGMEQFLDFYTPRIEAGQHSGDVERISMAVASLDHVVHTARDSGVDPDLPAAVLRTFRRAAAESGEEDSLTRLFEVFGRGAAA
- a CDS encoding TetR/AcrR family transcriptional regulator produces the protein MKTNAPHDLATAGTRERIVRTASRLMQRQGYEGTGIKQISREAGATLGSVYHFFPGGKQELGAAAVRLGDEEFTALLRETLDAEPEPEKALPALAASLAQGLRDSGWLDGCPVTSTVVGTASGAPGIRQAAAEAFARWRSVVAESLVAAGFAAEDAVDLSHTVIATLEGAELASQVARSEAPLEAAGRHLARLVASYR
- a CDS encoding formylglycine-generating enzyme family protein, with the translated sequence MVAVPAGPVTLSDRRTERRWTVEVASFRMSAVPVTQEWYAKVTGAYPSTARGGRLPVEGVSWWDAIRFCNELSRREGLTPAYEVRSDGGAADWDTTADGYRLPAEAEWEHACRAGGIGPRYGPLDEIAWYRGNADDRIHPVGGKQPNAWGLYDMLGNSWDWCWDLYDAEVYGTYRVLRGGGWSDEHWSCRASVRRRSHPTFRIDDVGFRVARSMPVAQRRAL
- a CDS encoding ABC transporter ATP-binding protein; translated protein: MRNPVLHLRDVRLELADRVLLSGVDLTVAEGESVALMGPSGSGKSTLLSCVLGLISPDSGTIEVAGADVTSLRAGARARHRSRHIGMVFQFGELLPELTALENVMLAAMLGGVRSSRGRSAAEELLHDLGISDTSVTTGSLSGGERQRVAIARALVNRPSLILADEPTGALDDDNRDRVSQLLYSLPSRWGCGLLLVTHDQDVAVGAERVARITDGRIGMGAPTWGG
- a CDS encoding alpha/beta hydrolase; the encoded protein is MRRSAAVLCGVTVVLTGTLAAAPANAGAAHSADTAALTTAAAKITWKKCGTDDAPTLQCASLKVPLDYAKPRGKQITLALSRVPHTAPKSQGPLLVNPGGPGGSGLSLAPFVASSLPKEVAAQYDVIGFDPRGVGESQPALDCKPGHFDPVRPDSVPSTPALEKANLARAKSFAQACGTKYKDVLPYIDTVSAVKDMDSIRKALGAPKINYFGYSYGTYLGAVYAKLFPERVRRLVLDSIVDPTGVWYDDNIQQDYAFDKRHKALMAWIAKYDSTYKLGTNPKKIEAKWYAMRAALAKKPAGGKVGASELEDIFIPGGYNNGYWPTLAQTFAAYVNNHDTAALVKAYDDIAAIDASGDNGYSVYTSVQCRDASWPRDWKQWRKDNWAVYEKAPFMAWNNAWYNAPCAFWPTKTLKPVNVANSKLPPVLLFQATDDAATPYQGGVTMHRLLKGSSLVVEQGGGNHGITLSGNACLDKHLATYLTNGKVPHGNGVADAVCKKNPDPKPQPATQQAPSALQPALAAAGDSLRGMVGSGR
- a CDS encoding cellulase family glycosylhydrolase, which produces MFRTLRRALCVAAALLLPLAGTQSSAFADVDAQAGAGYWHTSGRQILDAAGQPVRIAGVNWFGFETANHVVHGLWARDYKSMIDQMKSLGYNTIRMPYSDDILKPGTMPDSINTDGKNTDLRGLTSLQVLDRIVAYAGQSGLKVVLDRHRPDAAGQSALWYTASVPESTWIANLKALATRYKGNSTVVGIDLHNEPHDPACWGCGDTSRDWRLAAQRAGNAVLSVNPELLIMVEGVQSYNGTNGWWGGNLMGVAQHPVQLDVPNRLVYSAHDYATSVAQQSWFSDPSFPANMPGIWDKYWGYIFKQNIAPVWLGEFGTTLQPSVDQKWLAELVKYLRSTSANGADSFHWTFWSWNPNSGDTGGILKDDWQTVDTVKDGYLASVKAPGFDPGPGPGPGGPGGPGGGNATCSAAYTVSSDWGGGFNAEVKVTNTGTLPLKSWKVTWTWSGSQKVTSMWNASHTQNGTTVAAVNAAHNGSVPVGGSASFGLGGAPGGGGATGVSCTAT
- a CDS encoding arsenate reductase/protein-tyrosine-phosphatase family protein produces the protein MSPFRVLVVCTGNLYRSTLAECLLRHQLIEHRHVIHVSSAGTRAVAGVPAAAAVTSFLAGRGLRPCGVGSRRLTADMVENADLVLGAAREHREAAVRLSPVRALSRAFTFREFARLARSEDAVGTLDPAARFAALVQGAAARRGAVSARMGEVDVMDPLGAPPPQVQQCLVQIEEAVERIAALVRPGRHPSSAAAGPAEAGTWP